Proteins from one Ricinus communis isolate WT05 ecotype wild-type chromosome 9, ASM1957865v1, whole genome shotgun sequence genomic window:
- the LOC8277931 gene encoding glutamate receptor 2.8-like, whose translation MTYLHNFSFLFALGLLVTNANGASKTAVMKGISGAFVDCNSRIGKEQKVAMQMAIKDFNDNINHSFALHIEDTHGEPFQAALAAREFIDKQVQAILGPQRWEEASLVAEITSRAGLPMISLADATPEWAMKKWPFLVQASSNQHLQMRAIAAIVQSWEWHQVVIIYEDDDSSMAGDIPFLLSSLREVSVAVSHILPLPSSDSSMVEEVLEKIKQDQCRVFLVHLSLPLATRLFERAKKMEMMEEEYVWITTNVFANLIHSINTSTLSSMQGILGVKSYFPDNEQPFQEFDKRFRSKFASEYGEEDDNHEPGIHAVQAYDATWRICLAMKDSNDRKGQDLFNKILTSDFPGLSGKVQFIDKKLDPADKFQIINVVGRSYNELGFWSERLGFSKTINESAKNSSSMKNLGYVLWPGAPRSTPRGWAIPTNAKPLKIGVPSMSSFKQYVNVAYDPLNNSYSFEGLAIDLFKATAASMPYSLHYTFTEFDGTYDNLVEQIHLKKFDAVVGDVAIVAARCQHAEFTQPYTESTLVMIVPPVQRQTPKREWLFVKPFTKPMWALAIVINLYNGFIVWLIERNHCPELRGSAVNQTGSFIWLAFTTLFSLQGRQLHSNLSRMTMVVWLFVALVITQTYTANLASILTVGKLRPSVTDVQSLQNNNKMVGYCRGSFVKSYLINVLHFRPENVKHFNSPEEYAQALRSGEIAAVFLEAPFAELFLAKYCKEFIKAGPTYKVGGFGFVFPRGSPILPDVTKAMLKVSESGMLRDLENAMVALEKCVDVELDDEISSLSLSSFWVLFIITGGTSTIALSIYVIYQKMILNDSTQRSLIWRFILAVMKRKKQLSRRVGDAEPSPANSAGVSMHV comes from the exons atgaCTTACCTTCATAATTTCTCATTCTTGTTTGCCTTGGGTTTGTTGGTGACAAATGCCAATGGAGCTTCAAAAACAGCAGTGATGAAGGGCATTTCTGGTGCATTTGTAGATTGCAATTCAAGAATCGGTAAAGAGCAGAAAGTGGCAATGCAGATGGCAATCAAAGATTTTAATGATAACATAAATCATAGTTTTGCTCTTCACATTGAAGACACTCATGGAGAACCCTTCCAGGCAGCTCTTGCAG CAAGGGAATTTATTGATAAGCAAGTGCAAGCTATATTAGGACCACAAAGATGGGAAGAAGCATCACTAGTTGCAGAAATTACAAGCCGAGCTGGTTTGCCCATGATTTCTTTAGCTGATGCAACTCCGGAATGGGCAATGAAGAAATGGCCTTTCTTAGTTCAAGCTTCATCTAACCAGCACCTGCAAATGAGAGCTATTGCTGCCATTGTTCAGTCATGGGAATGGCATCAGGTCGTTATAATTTATGAAGATGATGATTCTTCAATGGCTGGAGACATACCTTTTCTCTTAAGTTCCCTGAGAGAAGTAAGTGTAGCAGTAAGCCATATTCTACCGCTCCCATCTTCTGATTCTTCAATGGTAGAGGAAGTGCTCGAGAAGATTAAACAAGATCAATGTAGAGTCTTTCTGGTTCATCTGTCGTTGCCATTGGCGACTCGACTATTCGAAAGagcaaagaaaatggagatGATGGAAGAGGAGTACGTATGGATAACTACAAATGTCTTTGCCAATCTTATACATTCCATTAACACTTCAACCTTATCCTCAATGCAAGGCATTTTAGGAGTCAAGAGCTATTTCCCTGACAACGAGCAACCTTTTCAGGAGTTCGATAAGAGATTCCGCTCCAAGTTTGCTTCAGAATATGGAGAAGAAGATGATAATCATGAGCCTGGAATTCACGCTGTGCAAGCATATGATGCCACATGGAGAATATGCTTGGCAATGAAGGACAGCAACGACAGGAAAGGCCAagacttatttaataaaattttgacaaGCGATTTTCCTGGACTAAGTGGGAAAGTACAGTTTATTGACAAGAAGTTAGATCCAGCTGATAAGTTTCAGATCATCAATGTGGTAGGAAGGAGTTACAACGAACTTGGGTTTTGGTCAGAAAGATTAGGGTTCTCCAAGACCATTAATGAAAGTGCTAAAAACAGCTCTTCTATGAAGAATTTGGGGTATGTTCTGTGGCCAGGAGCTCCAAGGAGCACTCCTAGAGGATGGGCTATACCCACAAATGCCAAACCACTTAAAATTGGAGTTCCAAGCATGTCATCTTTCAAGCAATATGTGAATGTGGCTTATGATCCACTAAATAATAGCTATTCATTCGAAGGACTTGCTATCGATCTCTTCAAAGCTACTGCAGCAAGCATGCCATATTCTCTGCATTATACTTTTACGGAATTCGATGGAACATATGATAATTTAGTGGAACAGATTCATCTAAAG AAATTCGATGCAGTAGTCGGAGATGTGGCAATAGTTGCTGCACGATGTCAGCACGCAGAATTCACACAACCCTACACCGAATCGACCTTAGTGATGATAGTGCCGCCAGTACAACGACAAACCCCAAAGAGAGAATGGTTGTTCGTGAAGCCCTTTACAAAGCCTATGTGGGCTTTAGCCATCGTCATCAATCTCTACAATGGCTTTATTGTATGGTTGATAGAGCGAAACCACTGCCCTGAACTAAGAGGCTCCGCTGTTAACCAGACTGGAAGCTTCATCTGGCTGGCCTTCACAACACTCTTTTCTTTACAAG GCAGACAACTACACAGTAATCTGTCGCGCATGACAATGGTGGTGTGGCTATTTGTAGCTCTAGTGATTACACAGACGTATACAGCAAACCTCGCTAGCATTCTCACAGTGGGAAAGCTTAGACCCTCAGTAACTGATGTTCAATCACTGCAGAACAACAACAAAATGGTCGGATATTGTAGAGGTTCATTTGTCAAAAGCTATTTAATAAATGTCTTGCACTTCCGCCCTGAGAATGTAAAGCATTTTAATTCACCAGAAGAGTATGCTCAAGCCCTTAGAAGTGGAGAAATAGCAGCTGTTTTTCTTGAAGCTCCTTTTGCAGAATTATTCCTGGCAAAGTATTGCAAGGAGTTTATTAAAGCTGGGCCAACCTACAAAGTTGGAGGATTTGGATTT GTATTTCCAAGGGGATCACCAATCTTACCCGACGTAACAAAAGCAATGCTAAAAGTATCAGAATCTGGTATGCTACGGGACCTGGAGAATGCAATGGTTGCTTTGGAGAAATGTGTGGATGTGGAACTGGATGATGAAATTTCTAGTCTTAGTCTCAGCAGCTTTTGGGTACTGTTCATTATTACAGGAGGAACATCAACAATTGCTCTTTCTATCTATGTAATTTATCAGAAAATGATACTCAATGATTCAACACAGAGAAGCTTGATCTGGAGATTTATCTTGGCTGTAATGAAACGAAAGAAGCAGCTCAGCAGAAGAGTCGGTGATGCAGAACCAAGTCCTGCAAATTCTGCTGGAGTTTCTATGCATGTTTAA